In a genomic window of Tissierella sp. Yu-01:
- a CDS encoding HAMP domain-containing sensor histidine kinase, producing MKKTIYKELILIFILVLLASNILTALFVAMNFETTTISDMKKVLIASVEEAKELYLNYGMSQGDLNSLYEDKTIPIKFTSYLENYNLTAEQEESINSGKCIILNEDNLYKYPIAIAKIDDMYIISDIGGHSMFNRVREIITLNSSIATVLGTIMFLIVGKMIVKPIKEITDATKKVATGDFNIILENKREDELGDLIDSFNKMTRDLSSIEILRNDFISDISHEFKTPITSIEGYTKLLAASDDEVKDEYTDIILQETKRLSTMASNILTINKLDNENIINSEEFRLDEQIRKSVLLLENKWSLKNIELDLQLAEVKIQGNKGLINQIWINLLDNAIKFSPSNGLISLELKENKDKCKFIIQDQGVGINKEDQERIFEKFYKADKSRSTEGTGLGLSIVKRIVDLHNGKIELYSKIGEGTRISVILNKKVIS from the coding sequence ATGAAAAAAACAATATATAAAGAACTAATACTGATATTCATTTTGGTATTGTTGGCAAGTAATATCCTTACTGCTTTATTTGTTGCTATGAATTTTGAGACGACGACTATTTCAGATATGAAAAAAGTTTTAATTGCTTCAGTAGAGGAAGCAAAAGAACTATATTTGAATTATGGAATGTCTCAAGGTGATTTAAATAGTTTATATGAAGATAAAACAATTCCTATAAAGTTCACAAGTTATTTAGAAAATTACAATTTAACAGCTGAACAAGAGGAAAGTATAAATTCTGGTAAATGTATAATTCTGAATGAAGATAATCTATACAAGTATCCCATTGCCATTGCTAAGATTGACGATATGTATATAATATCGGATATTGGTGGGCACTCAATGTTTAATAGAGTTAGAGAAATAATTACACTTAATTCATCTATTGCAACAGTATTGGGTACAATTATGTTTTTAATCGTAGGTAAGATGATAGTAAAACCAATAAAAGAAATAACTGATGCAACTAAAAAGGTTGCAACAGGTGACTTTAACATAATATTAGAAAATAAAAGAGAAGATGAGCTTGGTGATTTAATCGATAGTTTTAATAAGATGACAAGGGATTTGAGCTCTATTGAAATATTGAGAAATGATTTTATTTCGGATATTTCACATGAGTTCAAAACCCCTATAACATCAATTGAAGGATATACCAAACTATTAGCAGCAAGTGATGATGAAGTAAAAGACGAATATACAGATATTATTCTTCAGGAAACAAAAAGGTTATCCACTATGGCTTCAAATATATTAACTATAAATAAATTGGATAATGAAAATATCATTAACAGTGAAGAATTTAGACTTGATGAGCAGATAAGAAAATCAGTGCTACTATTAGAAAATAAATGGAGTTTAAAAAATATAGAGCTAGATCTACAACTAGCAGAGGTAAAGATTCAAGGTAATAAGGGTTTAATAAATCAGATATGGATTAATCTTTTGGACAATGCCATAAAGTTTTCACCAAGTAATGGTTTAATAAGCCTTGAATTAAAAGAAAACAAAGATAAATGTAAATTTATAATACAGGATCAAGGGGTAGGAATAAACAAAGAGGATCAGGAGAGAATTTTTGAAAAATTCTACAAGGCTGATAAGTCTAGAAGCACAGAGGGGACAGGACTAGGGCTTTCAATTGTTAAGAGGATAGTAGATTTACACAATGGTAAGATAGAATTATATAGTAAGATAGGTGAGGGAACAAGGATAAGTGTAATTTTGAACAAAAAAGTTATTTCATAA
- a CDS encoding response regulator transcription factor — MNTILIVDDNENIRKLVDIYLKREGFNTFHAGDGEEALDVIDRHKIDLIVLDIMMPIMDGYELTKELRDSGYIIPILMVTAKDTYPDKKQGFDLGIDDYITKPIDMEELVLRVKALLRRARIYEDKKLYVNDIVLDYDSLEVITPTQEISLPKKEFYLLYKLLSFPKKIFTRQDLLDDIWGYDAEVDERTVDVHIKRLREKFKDFDQFEIVTVRGLGYKGVY; from the coding sequence ATGAATACGATATTAATAGTAGACGATAATGAAAATATCAGAAAACTTGTAGATATATATTTAAAAAGAGAAGGCTTCAATACTTTTCATGCAGGTGATGGGGAAGAGGCCTTAGATGTAATAGATAGGCATAAAATAGATTTGATAGTTTTAGATATTATGATGCCCATAATGGATGGCTATGAGCTTACTAAAGAATTAAGGGATTCAGGATATATTATTCCAATTTTAATGGTAACTGCAAAGGATACTTATCCTGATAAGAAGCAAGGATTTGATTTGGGTATTGATGATTATATAACTAAACCAATAGATATGGAGGAACTGGTTTTAAGGGTTAAGGCACTTCTTAGAAGAGCAAGAATATATGAGGATAAAAAGCTATATGTAAATGATATAGTATTGGACTATGACAGTCTAGAAGTTATTACTCCTACACAGGAAATATCCTTGCCTAAAAAAGAGTTCTATCTTTTATATAAGTTATTATCATTTCCTAAGAAAATCTTTACAAGACAAGATTTACTTGATGATATATGGGGTTATGATGCAGAAGTAGATGAAAGAACTGTTGATGTTCATATAAAGAGATTAAGAGAGAAATTCAAGGACTTTGATCAATTTGAAATAGTTACAGTAAGGGGTTTAGGATATAAGGGAGTTTATTGA
- a CDS encoding LytTR family DNA-binding domain-containing protein produces MVKVAICEDDNIFMERLRLKVNSFFRDNQNKVDIDEYNNGEEIVREAKRNGIGYDVIFFDIDMPRLNGIKAARVIREIDNNFILIFLTSLDEEVYKVFELNTFRFIRKSYFDEEIYAVLEDILKRLQENSTRYEFKTKEGTIKLAISEILYFNMVNRRVNIRTLTDTYITTITVFKEIEKVVSSKGFVSIYRGMMVNINFVKRIDKETIELDNGEVLQVSRYKISEVKKAFFTS; encoded by the coding sequence ATGGTAAAAGTTGCAATTTGTGAGGATGATAATATTTTTATGGAGAGATTAAGATTAAAAGTTAATTCCTTTTTTAGGGATAATCAAAATAAAGTTGATATTGATGAATATAACAATGGGGAAGAAATAGTTAGAGAAGCAAAACGTAATGGTATTGGGTATGATGTGATATTTTTCGATATAGATATGCCAAGATTGAATGGCATCAAAGCAGCAAGGGTAATTAGGGAAATAGATAATAATTTTATACTTATATTTTTAACTTCTTTAGATGAGGAAGTATATAAGGTCTTTGAACTTAATACTTTTAGATTTATCAGGAAATCATATTTTGATGAAGAAATATATGCAGTTTTAGAAGACATTTTAAAAAGGTTACAAGAAAATAGTACAAGATATGAGTTTAAAACAAAAGAAGGAACTATAAAATTGGCAATTTCAGAAATTCTTTACTTTAACATGGTTAATAGAAGGGTCAATATCAGAACGTTAACAGATACATATATAACTACTATAACAGTTTTCAAAGAAATAGAAAAAGTAGTCTCCAGTAAAGGATTTGTTAGTATCTATAGGGGGATGATGGTTAACATTAACTTTGTAAAGAGGATAGACAAGGAAACCATTGAGCTAGACAATGGGGAAGTATTACAGGTTTCAAGATATAAGATATCTGAAGTAAAAAAGGCCTTTTTTACTTCATAG
- a CDS encoding GHKL domain-containing protein, translated as MEHFYLGFEYFWCFVEAILFTMFFKHILGLNEKIKLKVYVVLSFLISIVVFVLTILEIRQSYRMVIGVSIYFVYSLLFKGNLNDKIFYNLIFNLIQIAAEILTMNLLRFIFKIPAAEMVLLHGTARLITGLIVKLIKYKLIKIIAEYVKPHKNILPRKYNLFVWLIYMISAISMIFLFDLNRVAGEVEGLDILLIFISGTFLFINGVVYLFLTELNKHYIKQKERAILDMHYKATGRYLKMNQETNLEIRKIRHDINNHLANIKNLASTSSNNRINEYINVIIENMDNFPITIRTGNEIADMVLNQKRIEAVNNDIAFKVKAVIPPDIPINPPDFSSLLFNSIDNAIEACLKIEDKSKRRIEIVINPKKDYLNFEISNSINKDVQIRRGITSKKDKDSHGYGLFILEDVANKYNGFIDHEVLNEEFKLYMAVSLNGELPV; from the coding sequence ATGGAACATTTTTATTTAGGATTTGAGTATTTTTGGTGTTTTGTAGAAGCCATATTATTTACTATGTTTTTTAAACATATATTAGGACTAAATGAAAAAATAAAGTTAAAAGTATATGTTGTTTTGTCATTTTTAATTTCTATAGTAGTTTTTGTACTGACAATCCTAGAAATTAGACAATCCTATAGGATGGTAATTGGAGTTAGTATATATTTTGTATATTCTTTACTTTTTAAAGGTAATTTGAATGATAAGATATTCTATAATCTGATATTTAATCTTATCCAAATAGCAGCTGAAATCCTGACAATGAATCTACTAAGATTTATATTTAAAATACCTGCTGCTGAAATGGTTTTATTGCACGGAACAGCTAGACTAATAACAGGACTTATTGTTAAGTTGATTAAATATAAGTTGATAAAAATAATAGCGGAGTATGTAAAGCCTCATAAAAATATTCTACCCAGAAAATACAATCTTTTTGTATGGCTAATTTATATGATATCAGCTATTAGCATGATATTTTTGTTTGATCTAAATAGAGTAGCTGGTGAGGTAGAAGGCTTAGATATTCTTTTGATTTTTATCAGTGGTACCTTCCTATTTATAAATGGGGTGGTATATCTGTTTTTAACAGAGTTAAACAAACATTATATCAAACAAAAAGAAAGAGCAATATTAGATATGCACTACAAGGCTACAGGAAGATATTTAAAAATGAATCAGGAGACAAATTTAGAAATAAGGAAAATAAGACATGACATCAACAATCATCTAGCAAATATTAAGAATCTGGCATCCACTAGTTCAAATAATAGAATAAATGAGTATATCAACGTAATCATAGAGAATATGGATAACTTTCCTATAACCATAAGAACAGGAAATGAAATAGCAGATATGGTTTTAAATCAAAAGAGAATTGAAGCTGTAAACAATGATATAGCCTTTAAAGTAAAAGCAGTGATTCCTCCTGATATTCCAATAAATCCACCGGATTTTAGCTCCCTGCTCTTTAATAGCATAGATAATGCCATAGAGGCATGTTTAAAGATAGAGGACAAATCTAAGAGAAGGATAGAAATAGTTATTAACCCTAAGAAGGATTATCTTAATTTTGAAATAAGTAATAGTATCAACAAGGATGTACAAATTCGTAGGGGGATTACATCTAAGAAAGATAAAGATAGCCATGGATATGGTCTATTTATTTTAGAAGATGTAGCAAATAAATATAACGGATTTATTGATCATGAGGTCTTAAATGAAGAGTTTAAATTATATATGGCTGTATCATTGAATGGTGAATTGCCAGTTTAA
- the ftsH gene encoding ATP-dependent zinc metalloprotease FtsH, translated as MNQKKSQTPKKPIVFYYLISLVVLMMLNRFLFPSLLDQKKITEVDYTTFINHVENNDIEEVEITETEIKFSIKDESGELEYYSTGRMDHPALVDILLEKDIKQTKIVPEEMSPLLYYFLSLGLPMVLFFVLGPMLMRRMTKGMGGNAMSFGKSNAKVYVPADQDEKTFKDVAGQDEAKEALVEIVDFLHNPKKYADIGATMPKGALLVGPPGTGKTLLAKAVAGEAKVPFFSISGSDFVEMFVGLGAAKVRDLFKQAQDKAPCIVFIDEIDTIGKKRDGAGFGGNDEREQTLNQLLSEMDGFDGKKGVVILAATNRPESLDKALLRPGRFDRRIPVNLPDLKGREAILDVHAKKIKMEESIDFNEVARMTAGASGAELANIINEAALRAVRMGRNLVNQTDLVESVEVIIAGYQRKGAVIQEKEKKIIAYHEIGHALVAAKQTDSAPVTKITIIPRTSGALGYTMQVEEQENVLMSKEEILNKITTLIGGRAAEEVMFGSVTSGASNDIEKITRLARAMVTRLGMSDKFGMIALETVTNQYLGGDASLACSPETSALIDKEVQKIVKECYDKAIEILTENKDKLIELSNYLLEKETITGTEFMELLNKEDKKDSEGNKDIQDSIDDQDKVDVVEEENKIDIGKE; from the coding sequence ATGAATCAGAAGAAATCACAAACACCTAAGAAGCCCATAGTTTTTTATTATCTAATATCGCTGGTAGTATTGATGATGTTAAATAGATTTTTATTTCCAAGTTTACTTGATCAAAAGAAGATAACTGAAGTAGATTATACAACTTTCATAAATCATGTTGAAAATAATGATATAGAAGAAGTAGAGATTACAGAGACTGAAATAAAATTCTCAATTAAAGATGAAAGTGGGGAATTAGAGTATTACTCAACAGGTAGGATGGATCATCCTGCTTTAGTAGATATTTTGCTTGAGAAAGACATTAAACAAACAAAGATAGTACCTGAAGAAATGTCACCGCTTCTATATTATTTCCTTTCATTAGGACTTCCAATGGTATTGTTCTTTGTATTAGGACCTATGCTAATGAGAAGAATGACCAAAGGTATGGGTGGAAATGCAATGTCCTTTGGTAAGAGTAATGCAAAAGTATATGTTCCAGCGGATCAGGATGAAAAGACCTTTAAGGATGTAGCTGGTCAGGATGAAGCAAAGGAAGCTTTAGTAGAAATAGTTGACTTCCTACACAATCCAAAGAAGTATGCTGATATCGGTGCTACAATGCCGAAGGGGGCATTATTAGTTGGACCACCAGGAACAGGTAAGACTTTGTTGGCAAAGGCTGTTGCTGGTGAAGCTAAGGTACCTTTCTTTTCTATATCAGGATCAGATTTTGTTGAGATGTTTGTTGGTCTTGGTGCTGCAAAAGTTAGGGATTTATTTAAACAAGCGCAGGATAAGGCACCTTGTATAGTATTTATAGATGAGATTGATACCATAGGTAAGAAGAGAGATGGAGCTGGATTTGGCGGAAATGATGAAAGAGAACAAACTTTAAACCAATTGCTATCTGAAATGGATGGTTTTGATGGTAAAAAGGGAGTGGTAATATTAGCTGCCACTAACAGACCAGAATCACTTGATAAAGCCTTATTAAGACCAGGTAGATTTGATAGAAGGATACCAGTAAACCTTCCAGACTTAAAGGGTAGAGAAGCTATCCTAGATGTTCATGCTAAAAAGATTAAAATGGAAGAGAGTATAGACTTTAATGAAGTTGCAAGGATGACTGCAGGTGCATCAGGTGCTGAGCTTGCAAATATAATAAATGAAGCAGCCCTAAGAGCAGTTAGAATGGGAAGAAATCTTGTAAACCAAACAGACTTAGTTGAATCAGTTGAAGTTATTATTGCAGGATATCAAAGAAAAGGTGCTGTTATACAGGAAAAGGAAAAGAAAATAATTGCTTATCATGAAATAGGTCACGCACTTGTTGCTGCTAAGCAGACCGATTCAGCTCCTGTTACTAAGATTACGATTATACCAAGAACATCAGGTGCTCTTGGATATACAATGCAAGTAGAGGAACAGGAAAATGTATTGATGTCCAAGGAAGAAATATTAAATAAGATAACTACCTTAATAGGTGGTAGAGCAGCCGAAGAAGTTATGTTTGGTTCCGTCACTTCTGGAGCAAGTAATGATATAGAAAAAATAACAAGACTTGCAAGAGCAATGGTTACTAGACTTGGTATGAGTGATAAATTTGGTATGATTGCCTTAGAAACCGTAACAAATCAATATCTAGGTGGAGATGCATCACTAGCTTGTTCCCCAGAGACTTCTGCCTTAATAGACAAAGAAGTTCAAAAAATAGTAAAAGAATGTTACGATAAGGCAATAGAAATATTAACCGAAAATAAAGATAAGCTAATAGAGTTATCAAATTATCTTCTTGAAAAAGAAACTATAACAGGAACTGAATTTATGGAGCTTTTAAATAAAGAAGATAAGAAAGACAGTGAAGGAAATAAAGATATACAAGATAGCATAGACGATCAAGATAAAGTAGATGTTGTTGAAGAAGAAAATAAAATAGATATAGGTAAAGAATAA